A genomic segment from Nicotiana tabacum cultivar K326 chromosome 7, ASM71507v2, whole genome shotgun sequence encodes:
- the LOC107761240 gene encoding uncharacterized protein LOC107761240, producing MTNNDDDIDLGLALGCTTHNVKTKTEDDSGAGVNASSTVDMAFAASDPLSELVWSPHKGLSVKCADSGLADKKPFLLWNVGLSNVISPPSQSGRFKGTYDENAVNERILISQERFLLDGVVEDKHSLAYCETNVMGSKCGNEVGCSSQVKIMNTADGVDTLGTNQDEGNLKNTEKGFCISQDIQIPQTVESSESHAGQGDLGTERSLQHGADSKLDTGTTEPLEEKMNQGISTNDKRRDGDVLLSSQTLIPTVKDSEAEERLECAGEEDSGNRKKNSYATSPPAECIAENDVHLPGVNETCDPKEGQLLRDSSVPLEASPTHSRSSAYRRKGKGKALSEGNVDSKMSNGKEDSHESVESCNSTGLIPKGKKRWHFEQQCFIGSKRIRTHMHGDSAAESTVARNSSFMTWISNMVKGFSKSNLEESPTLALTFAPKNNEENQGKETNHQEIVMYDKDHDPSSRSMGFQAVFQSLYCPTLKVAETKIPKDNNVLIEVPPILCHRGDNVTASAENKASSDIGCSKANDGLNSTDSLSRLKTSIGEENNTCHSSERDTVYGTPNRNQSLHSLWITRFSNRTPGTTVRSTDNPKPTAHETLTVSTECRRPNPLAQTSVECVIEHQISGARETSSGDEDDDVAASSKEINQSNIHPIIPSAKFKKSEALASLFARRLDALKHIVPSSTRGEYTRTTCFFCGRGGHDLRNCSEVTESELEVLIRNIRAYNGAEESTCLCIRCFQLDHWAISCPTSSPNRNRNDNLQFFTGNGCSSSLVGIKQSQRFELANHAHHSKNQLWFARTSSSNQIQKKRTSDPGENTLKESIISSSLKERTDVPKGIFDVIRGLRLSRVDILKWMNSNTSLSHLDGLFLRLRLGKWEAGRGGTGYYVACITDVKGEKSERDSRNRISVNVGGVECFVGSQYVSNQDFLEDELTTWWCKTLESGGKVPAEEDLRLKLEERMKLGF from the exons ATGACAAACAATGACGATGATATTGATTTAGGACTTGCTCTAGGTTGCACCACTCATAATGTTAAGACAAAGACGGAAGATGATTCAGGTGCAGGTGTAAATGCAAGCTCAACGGTCGACATGGCATTTGCAGCATCTGATCCCCTATCTGAATTAGTTTGGTCCCCTCACAAAGGTTTGAGCGTGAAATGTGCTGATAGTGGATTAGCCGACAAAAAACCTTTTCTTCTGTGGAATGTGGGACTAAGCAATGTGATTTCTCCACCATCACAAAGCGGCAGATTTAAGGGGACTTATGATGAAAATGCTGTCAATGAAAGAATACTCATTTCTCAGGAAAGGTTTCTTTTAGATGGAGTAGTTGAGGACAAGCATAGTCTAGCTTATTGCGAGACCAACGTTATGGGATCAAAATGCGGAAATGAAGTAG GGTGCAGCAGCCAAGTGAAGATAATGAACACGGCTGATGGAGTCGATACTTTAGGCACTAATCAAGATGAGGGAAATTTGAAGAATACTGAGAAGGGCTTTTGCATTAGTCAAGATATCCAGATCCCTCAGACGGTTGAAAGTTCTGAAAGTCATGCAG GTCAGGGAGATTTAGGAACAGAGAGATCTCTGCAACATGGAGCCGATTCCAAGCTTGATACGGGAACTACTGAACCTCTAGAAGAGAAAATGAATCAAGGAATTTCTACTAATGATAAGCGCAGAGACGGAGATGTTTTGCTTAGCAGTCAGACTTTAATTCCTACTGTCAAAGACTCGGAAGCGGAAGAAAGATTAGAATGTGCTGGAGAAGAAGATAGTGGAAACAGAAAAAAGAACTCCTATGCTACCAGTCCGCCAGCAGAATGCATAGCGGAGAATGATGTACATCTTCCAGGGGTGAATGAGACTTGTGATCCGAAAGAGGGGCAACTTCTTAGGGACAGTTCTGTTCCGCTTGAAGCTTCTCCGACACATAGCAGGTCATCGGCATATAGAAGGAAAGGCAAAGGCAAAGCATTATCTGAAGGAAATGTTGACAGCAAAATGTCGAATGGCAAGGAAGATAGCCATGAAAGTGTAGAAAGCTGCAACAGTACAGGGTTAATCCCAAAGGGTAAGAAACGCTGGCACTTTGAGCAGCAGTGTTTCATTGGAAGTAAAAGAATCAGAACGCATATGCATGGGGATTCTGCAGCAGAATCGACAGTCGCACGTAATAGCTCTTTCATGACTTGGATTTCGAACATGGTAAAGGGATTCTCTAAATCCAATCTTGAAGAATCTCCTACTCTCGCTCTCACCTTTGCTCCTAAGAATAATGAAGAAAATCAAGGAAAGGAGACTAATCATCAAGAAATTGTTATGTATGACAAAGATCATGATCCGAGTAGCAGGTCTATGGGGTTTCAAGCTGTATTTCAGTCGCTGTACTGTCCTACCTTGAAAGTAGCTGAAACAAAAATACCGAAAGATAACAATGTCCTCATTGAAGTTCCTCCGATACTGTGCCATCGGGGGGACAATGTGACTGCTTCAGCGGAAAACAAAGCTTCAAGTGACATTGGATGTAGCAAAGCAAATGATGGGCTGAATTCCACGGACTCATTGTCTAGACTTAAAACCAGCATTGGTGAGGAAAACAATACCTGTCATTCATCTGAACGCGACACAGTTTATGGCACGCCTAACAGAAATCAGTCTCTTCATAGCCTGTGGATAACTAGATTCTCAAACAGGACTCCCGGGACTACTGTTCGGAGCACAGATAATCCCAAACCAACTGCACATGAAACACTAACAGTTTCCACGGAATGCAGAAGGCCTAATCCTCTAGCTCAAACGAGTGTCGAGTGTGTGATTGAACACCAAATCTCAGGCGCAAGGGAGACTTCGTCTGGAGACGAAGATGATGATGTTGCAGCCAGCTCAAAAGAGATCAATCAGAGTAATATACATCCTATTATACCTTCCGCCAAGTTCAAGAAATCCGAGGCGCTGGCCTCTCTATTTGCCAGGAGATTGGATGCCCTTAAACACATAGTACCTTCTTCAACTAGAGGTGAGTACACAAGAACAACTTGTTTCTTCTGCGGCAGAGGCGGCCACGACTTACGCAACTGTTCAGAGGTGACGGAGTCTGAGTTGGAAGTTCTTATTAGAAACATCAGGGCCTATAATGGGGCTGAGGAATCTACTTGTCTGTGCATTAGATGTTTTCAACTTGATCATTGGGCTATTTCCTGCCCAACATCATCTCCAAACCGGAACAGGAATGATAATTTGCAGTTCTTCACAGGCAATGGATGCTCATCTAGCCTTGTGGGAATAAAGCAAAGTCAACGGTTTGAACTTGCTAATCATGCTCATCACAGTAAAAATCAGCTTTGGTTTGCAAGAACTTCTAGTTCCAATCAAATTCAGAAAAAGAGAACTTCTGATCCTGGGGAGAACACTTTAAAAGAAAGTATAATTTCTTCCAGTTTAAAAGAGAGAACAGATGTCCCAAAAGGAATTTTTGATGTCATCAGGGGTCTTCGATTGTCTCGTGTGGATATTCTCAA ATGGATGAACTCCAACACTTCACTATCACATTTGGATGGGCTTTTCTTGCGTTTACGACTGGGGAAGTGGGAAGCAGGGCGAGGAGGTACAGGATACTATGTTGCATGCATAACTG ATGTAAAAGGAGAAAAATCTGAGAGAGATTCCAGGAACCGCATATCAGTAAATGTCGGTGGAGTCGAGTGTTTTGTGGGAAGCCAATATGTCTCCAACCAAGACTTTTTGGAG GATGAACTAACTACTTGGTGGTGCAAAACGTTGGAGAGTGGTGGGAAGGTTCCTGCAGAAGAAGATTTAAGACTAAAGCTCGAGGAGCGGATGAAACTAGGGTTCTAA